AAGTTGAACTTCAACGGAGGTAAGAAAAAGAAACTCCGTGCGGTAGACTTTGTAGGCACCATCGCCAAGCTTGAAGGCGTCACTGCAGACGACATCGGGATCATTACGATTCTGGATAATGTGACGGATGTAGAGATCCTGAACGGCAAAGGCCCACTCGTACTGGAGCTCATGCAGAATACAACGATTAAGAAGATGCAGCTCAAGGTTCGCAAAGGTCATAAATAGATTTTGAACCCGTTTAAATAGAGTGTTATTCCAAAAGGGATCGTAGCTTATTTTATAAGTCTACGATCCCTTTTTTATATATTGAATGAGGTAAATGACTCGCTATCGCCGCTATATTCAGGATAAAGTTCCATTTGTTCATCAGGGTACACATTGTTCACTTGTACAAGATTCCATTTTTATTACACTAAATATGTAAACGCTTCACAAAGGACCGATATTAGGAGGTGTACGTAATGGGCAACAGGAAAGCAGTCTGGTTTCTGGTCTTCGCGCTCACGCTAACCATGTTTGGTGTTCTTCCAGAACGGACCAGCGCGGCAAGCGTGACCATCACCAACGGTTCCGATTGGCTGGATACCGCAGGCAACCCCATTCAGGCCAATAGCGGAAACATTCTGAAAGTCGGCAGCACGTATTATTGGTACGGAGAGCATGCGGTCAGCGGTAAGTTTGACAGCGTTAATGTCTATACTTCAACCGATCTGAAGAACTGGACGTTCAGCAATGCCATACTGACCAAGGATTCGGCCACCGAGCTAGCCTCCAGCAAAATTGAACGTCCCAAAGTCATCTACAATGCCTCCACGAAACAGTATGTGCTATGGGCGCATTATGAGAACGGCACGGACTACAATTTGGGGCGGGTCGCGGTAGCAACCAGCAGCACACCAAACGGTAAATTCACGTATGAGGGAAGTTTTCGGCCTTTGGATTACGAGTCACGCGACATGACTGTTTTCGTAGATACAGACGGTACAGGCTATCTGATCACAGCTTCCCGCAAGAATGGCGGGGCCAATGATACCATGGCTATTTTCAAAATGAACGCCAGCTATACCGGTGTGGAATCCTTTGTGGGTTGGCAATTCGATAATGCCTACCGTGAAGCTCCTGCCGTTGTGAAAAAGGGCAATCGATACTACCTCTTCACCTCCCAGGCTGCTGGCTGGTATCCAAACCAGGGCGCGTATGCAACCGCATCGTCCATGACAGGCACGTGGTCCGCTCTTACACCTTATGGCAATCCATCGGCCTTCGGCTCCCAGATCCATGATATTGCCACCATTACAGGCAGCAACACCACATCTTATATTTATATGGGCGACCGCTGGAATCCACTCAATCTTGGTGAACATAAACATATCTGGCTTCCTTTAACCTTGAACGATTCAAATGGAACCGCCTCACTGGAATGGTACAAAGAGTGGAATATCGATGCTGTAACAGGCACGGTAACGCCACCTTCTCTTGTTAATCACGCCCAAGGCAAAACAGCTACCGCCATCTCCACAGCCTCCGGCTCATCTGCATCCAATGTCAATGACGGCAACTATCAGACTTCTTGGGCAGCATCGTCCAGTACTTGGCCAGCTTGGTGGCAGGTCGATTTCGGTGCACCGAAGACCATCACAGAGATCGATATCTCCTGGTTTATGTATAAAGGATCGGAAGGCTATTATAAGTACAAAATTGAGATCAGCAACGATGGCGTCAACTACTCCACGCTGGATCGAACCAGCAACACCACCTATGGGTTTACGACCGACGCTGTTCATTTTACCGCCCGGTATGTACGTATCAATATGGTCAACGCTGTCCTGTGGAACAATCCGGGTAACTGGTACACCCCAACCCTGCATGAGGTCAAAATGTTAGGCCCAGCAACACCTGATGCGACGAATTACAGCCGTTTCAGCTCCTTCAATTATCCGGATCGGTACATCCGTCATTCCAACTTCACTGCACGGATCGACACCAACGTCTCACCTGTACTGGATTCCCAGTTCCGCGTCGTACCCGGCTTGGCCAGCTCTACAGACATCTCACTGGAGTCTATCAACTTTCCTGGCTACTTCCTGAAGCGCAACGCCAGCAACAAAATCGTACTTGAGGCATACACGGATACCGCCACCTATAAAGGAGATGCCACATTCCTGAGCAGCCCCGGCTGGGCTGACAGCTCCAAAGTATCCCTCCAGTCGTACAGCCAGCCCGGATATTACATCCGACATTACGACTACGTATTGCAGCTGGATGCCATCAATGCTTCCAGCAGCACAACGGTGAAGGGTGACGCCACGTTTGGGCGAACCGATTTTTAGTTTAGCGATCGGAGATGAGAATGAGCATCCACATCTCGAAAAAAGGCCGCTTCTTCAGAACTCATACTGAAGACGTGGCCTCTTTTGCTGTATAAAATTTATGATTGGTGTGTACCTACTTGAAGGGGCGTATCTAGGTAAAGTATTCCTTAACACTCAGGGGGCAAAGCCTGATGCCGATTCTCGAGGAAATATGCAAATGGGGAGTACACAACGTACCGGACTCACAGACTCTAAATGAATTACTATGAATTATTGATGATCTCCAAGAATGCCTTCATATTGTATGTGTCGTCCTGAATGCGCCATTCCCCTTGTTCTTGTAAAAAGGTAATCTCCCCTTCTAACGGAATGGTCTTCGTTTCTTCTCCATCATAATTCGTAAATACTAAATTTAGCGTGTACTCCACGAGCATCCAATCATTTTTACTTTCTTTCATCTTCGCTTTTATATCTTCAGCATGCAGTGACGCATCTTCTTTGTCTGCCAACTGGAATGGTAAACCCATACTAGTTCTTTCAAGATTCCGTTCAGTCAGGAAGGGCTTCAAAATCTCTTTCTTGGCTAGCACCTTTTCTACGGTTAATAGTTCTTCACCCTTCGTGTTATCGACTGCAAACTCCGCTTTTTTATAATCCAAGGTCATTTCAAGAGCCTGCTGCTCTTCCTGGGCCGATGCCTTTTGGTTCGTCAATATACTCAACTGACTCGTTGAAGATGGAGCTGGCTCTTGAATATTTTCGGTTTTTTTGGACTCGTTACACCCCATCATTATGATAGACATCATAGTAACTGTTCCGATGATATAATTTAATTTACGCAAAATCATCCTCCATCCTGTGCGTTCTTGTTATCGACTACAGCTGAATACATAAGCGGGCGGCAGGTTACGGTACACCCTTGTCATGCTTACGTTTTCGAAAAATTGCTTGAGCAATCCCCGTTTGAGTAACGTGTACTGAAAAGTAATGAACTTGCCATCTTTCTTCAAATATTGCCTTGATTTAGCTAAAATGTCCAGTGATACCTCCGCAGGCAGACTCGCAAAAGGCAGTCCGGATACAATGTAATCAACCTTGTCGAGTCCATATTGTCGTAAGTGCTGATCGACATGCACGGCAGAATCGTGAATGATGTGTACATTCGGAAGATGACCGTACTTTTTGCGAAGTAGCCGGCAGAAGCGGGCGTTGTTTTCAATCAGGATCAGAACCGTCCCTGGCTGCATGTTCGCAAGCAGCATTTCCGTAAACACCCCCGTGCCCGGCCCATACTCCACAATGCATGATGCACGGTCAAATTCGATGTCTTTCACCATTTTTGCTGCTAGATATTTTGAGCTGGGGGCAATTGCTCCAATCCATCGGGGACCCTGGATGTATTGCTTCAAAAAGGATAACCATTCCATGCTGTCCGACCCCCTAAGTTGATTTCTGAGATCCGTATAGAATTCATATCTGAAGAAGCAGTCGATGAAACTAAGAAGAATAATGAAGATTTGCGACCTTGGCATGCTATATCATATTCCGGAAGGACAAACCTTGCGAATACTGTGGGTTAAAAACGTAGAAAACACAAAAAGCCACATTCGATTTCTCGAATGCAGCTCTAACCCTTAAATCACTTTTTGGAATATACAATTTTCTTGATACTATCGATGGACAAACAAAATTGTTCTGTGAGTTGGTCGATGGACATGCCCGCAGCAAATAACTGGCGGATCTCATCGTTCCTTTGCTTCAAAATCATTCTGCTGCCCGAATTCTCGCCCCACTTTTGATGGGTTTCCTTGGGTTTGGAGATGTACACCATTCCACCAGGGATATGGCGCTGGATCTCCTTTAGCAATGATTCCGGAAAGATCGTGTCTGCGTTAATATATTTCATATTTGCTCCGCTCCTTAAAAGTTAAGATCTTTAAGGCAGCAGAGTCAACCGATGAACACTTGTTATACGCATTATAGTGGTGTGGCGGAAATAGATTTCAAGCTCTATACAAACAACCGCCGTTGTTCATCGCATGGACTCTGCATAGAGCGGATCGTGAAACTTCTTATGAATTGAATCATGGTAGCCCCCCATTCTAAGTTACTTTCATGGTACTCTTATATGTTCCATATGAGAACACGATATCCTTTTACAACATTCAATACTGATTCAAACTCCGTTCGAGCATCTCTTTCACTTGTTGTTGCAGCTCCAGAGGCTCAATCACCTTCACTTCAGGCCCATAGGAGAGCAGCTTCCTCGCTGTAAAAGGAAACTCCTCATACGGAACTAGTCCTCGCCATTTATTACCTTCAACCGACTTGAACAGTACATCTGATCCTGCCAATCTCGCCCCAAACTCCGTGAATTGCAGCACGACTCCTACGCTTTCTCTGTTTTCCTTATAATTTAGCCACTCTTGCAAAGTAGGAACCGACTCGTCGATGGAATCCAGCATAACCAGCTCCTGCATGCGATCCACCCGATACAACAGCACCCGATCCTTCCTCCGGGCTGGCATATACCAATACCCGTGATCGTAATAGATGCCTATGGGGAAAGCCTGTACTTTTTTATGTCCCTGCCGGGAATGATATATAAATTCAATCTCTCTTTGATCTACTGCCGCGCCTAATATCTCTGTTGTTACTGCCTCGACCTGTACAGCATGATGTTGAAGGAACGTAATGTGCTGCCTCATCCGTGTAATCAGATCCTGTACATCCTGAGGTAAAGTTGAATAATATTCCTCGGCGAGATGCTCACGTATCGATCCATACGGAAAATCCGGGACGTTCTCCAAATATTCAATCATCATAAACAACCCCAACGCCTCATGCTGTGTGAGTTGAAGAGGTGGCAAAATCCGATTAGGAAGCACTCGATAACCCCCGTTCACTCCGACCTCCGTATACAAAGGAAAGCCCAACTCCTGCAGATCATTCAGATCTCGCTGGATCGTACGAATCGACACCTGAAAACGCTCCGCCAATTCACGAGCCGTAAATTTCTTTCTCGAATCCATGAGTCGCATCAATGCGAGTTTTCGATTATTCATGTTCACCCCGCCTAACTACGTCAACATTTGTCATAGTTGGAGTGTATCATACATTTTAGAAGGGAGCGATTGATATGTCTAACAATAAAGTTGTGTTATATATTGCGATGAGTCTGGATGGGTACATTGCAAGACCGGATGGTTCGGTGGATTGGCTGTTTGATGTGGAAGGCGATGGCGCCGATAACGGGTATGGCGAGTTCTATTCAACGATTGGATCGGTGGTTATGGGACGTCTTACGTATGAAGAGGTGCTCAAGCTGTCAGAGGATTTCCCCTATGCGGATCGCCCGACGTATGTACTTTCCCGTTCCAAACAAGCCCCTGCACCACATGTACAATTTAAGGACGAGGCTGTGGAGAACCTGATTACCCGATTGAAGCAAGACTCCAGCGGTGACATTTGGATTGTTGGCGGAGGCCAGCTGGTGCAATCCGTTCTGGAACAACAACTGCTCGATGAGGTTGAGATTGCCATTATTCCAAAAATCCTTGGCCAAGGAATCCCCCTATTTCCAACAGGGACGGTACCAACCCATTTCAAAATGATTCATACACAAACGCTGGGGCAGATCATTTCCATCCGCTATCAGGTACAAGGGAAGTAACTTTAGCGTAGTTAACACATCCCTTTCGATGTATAAGGTGTACTAAAAGAAGAGCCAGGCCTCTCTAACTAAGAGAGGTCTGGCTCTTCCGATTTCAAATGTAAATTAAAATTTATTTTAAAATTTCCTTTAGATATTCCGATAACGCATCAGCAGTTCTTCGATGAGATAACTCACCCGGATGGCTTCTGGCGCCTACCGTCTCCTCGGTCGTATTGGGAAGCTGTATAACCGTAACTTTTGTATCTCCAGCCTGTTTCGTATACGCGTCAACAGCACGATAAATCGCTGGCATCATCGGGAACCCAAGCATGCCGTATGCCCATAAGAGATGCGCCTCAGGATTGTTTTTTCGAAGTTGAATTAGGAAGCGGGTCACGGCATTCTCAAAAGCAGCAAGATCCTCTTCATGGTAAGTCCCGTCTTCGTTCAGGCGTTGCTTGTACACCTTTCCGGTAGCGGGGTCCTTCCATGCCGGACTTTGAAAAGCTCCTCCATCATTGCTTCCCAGGTTAATCACCACTACATCTGGCTGCCAGGCGTTAAAATCATGCTTGTCCCCTGCCCCAAGCGCTGCGTTCTTATCTCCGGTCACCAATCCACAGACTTGCTCGTAATAATCAGGGATATTGGCATTCGGATTGTTATCCCAACTCGTCAGCACACCCCAGCCGCTCTGGGAGATGACGCGGTATTCTGCATTCAGCGCTTCTGCTGTCATGGCCGTATAATTATGTATGGCACTGAACCACATCGGAATCCAATCCTCTTCCGCTTTGGCCCCGATCGCACCTTCTCCAGATGTAATACTGTCGCCGATAAATTCAATCTTGTACGGTTTTTCCTCTACAGGCACGAAGACACCATCTGATTTCACCGCATGAATCTGCAAGGAACAGCCCGGATCTCCATTCATGGCCTGTACATCTTTGACGATGCGTACATTTTTCACCACATTCTCGTTCATTCCTCGGAATATGCAGACCCAATACCTTCCTGCTATTAACATCTGTCTGCTCACCGGGACTCCGTTAATCAGAATGCTGATCCAAGGTTCATACAGGTCATAATCAGACTCGATTTCTACCCACAACTCAGAGCCTTTTACATGAAGTTCAACCGCGCTTCCAGTCCAAAATAAGGTTAAGGGCGACCGTTGTCTTGTCGTTCTGCCATGTACTTTAAGATTGCTGACATCAGACAATGCGTACGTTTGTAATTTCTCATTAGCCTTCACGATGTATTTCCTCCCGCATGATTATTGCCCCAAAGGGCAGTCTCATATGACTAGATTTTGAGAAAATCGTCTACATGCTTCTGGTATTGCTCGTACCAGATTTTCCATTCTGCTTCACGAGATTCCAAGGTACGACCATCCAGTAATGCCTCAATGACGTTCAGGCAGACATGCCACCCCGCTAAATCTTTAGGTGTATGGCTTGTGATGTGATGGATGGTTTCGAGCAGCAACAGACGACATCCATTCGGCTCTGGATATAGCTCAAACCGAACCCGGTCTTCTGCCCAGGTATATTCGAGAACAGAGCCAGGGATAAGCTCGATAATGTTGAGTTCCTTAAAGGTACCATCCGGCATATTAAACTTGATGCTTCCACCTTCCCGAAGATCCGTTACTTCGAGTTCGGAGAACCATTTTGCAAGCTTTTCGTTTTCCGTCAAAAAGGACCATACATCCTCCACAGCGTGCTTCCAATGACATTCAAAACAAGCCAGGGTGCCGTTCGTTACTCGCTTCAAATCTGCAATCATAATGGTACCTCCTCCATAAGGATAGATCATGACTTACCACTCTAAATATGAAATTAATCGATATTATGCAAAGCCTGAAGTGCTTCCTCTTTGTTTTTCAAAAAGAAAACATGCTTGCCATGGTTGCACTCATAGATGAAGTCTCTGAGGCTTTTGCTGTTGTATCCGTCAAAATCTCCGACTATAGCAAGTTTCACCTGGTAATTCACGTATTTCTGCAAAATATCACCTGCAAGTTTGGTCTTCAGTTCGAAGAAATCTTCCGTGAGGTTGGATTTATCAATCAAGATTTTATGTGCGTCATCTGTATAGTTCACGGAGGCCATCAGATCGAGAGCGTCTTGAACATTGTTAATAACGATGTTATTGCTTTCGATGATGGCAACCCTGGAGCTGCCCTGTTGATCAATAGTTATATTCATTTTAACCCACCTTCCCCTTATAACATTATTGGATTAATATTCGGTCATCCATAAATTGAGTGATATGAAGTACGGCATGCCGAATATACTTGCTATCTTCATAAAGCTTGCTTAACATAACGCCCCCCTCGATAATGGCGATGATGTTGCTGCTCACTTCCTCCAGTGCAATATCTGCTCTAAATTCCTTTTGCTCCATACCCTGAATAAGGACCTGTGTCAGCTCATTCAGCAGATTGGTCATGGCATGCTGTGCCCTTTCTTTCAGCAAAGGGTGTGCATCATCACTTTCAACCGCAGTATTTAGTAGGGGGCATCCCCCTTCCAGCGTATTGTTTTCCATCATATCAATATAAACGCCGCATATGGCGAGTAGTTTGTCTTTGGAACTTGTGACGCCTTCAAGAGCCTGTGAGTGGAATTGCAGCATCTGTGATACCGAGTAATCAAAAGCAGCCAGTGCTATCTCATCTTTACTTTCAAAATGATTATAAATCCCGCCCTTGCGAACGCCGCAACGTTCTATAATCTCAGACAGGGAGGCACCGGTGTATCCCTTCGTGTTAAAAAGTGCTGCCGACTCACGAATAATATGTTCTTTGGTAATTTGGCCTTTGCGCAAAATGCTCCCTCCGTTCCCATTCATACCGATTGGTCTTAAAATATCATACGCCTATGGCTTAATACAAGCACGCATTCATACACAAGGTATACATGAAAACAAAAAATCAAGGATGTTGCATGAGAAGCACGTTTTATGCTATTTTAAAACAGACCGGTCGGTATTATTTTAGCAAATACATGTTATATCTAAGGAGAATATTCGCCATGACGCTAACCATTCAGCATATCCGCCATGCTACCTCCCTGATCACCATACAAGGGAAAACGATTCTGCTCGATCCAATGTTAAGTGATGCGGGAGAACTTCCGCCTATCCCCTTCACACGTCATATTCATAGAAACCCAACTGTTCCCATATCTGTGCCACTAGAAACTTTCGAACACATTGATGCGATCCTCGTTACACATTTGCATGTTGACCACTTTGACAAAACGGCAAAGAAGATACTCAACAAAAAGATACCTGTACTTTGCCAGCCGGAGGATCAACAACGCATTATATCGTGGGGGTTCGAGAATGTATTCCCTATCGAGCAGTTCAGACACTGGGAGGGTATAGATTTTACAAGAATTCGTGGTCAGCACGCAAAAGGGAACATCTCCAAACTACTTGGCCCCGTATCCGGGTTTATCCTGAAGACACCTGACGACGGATCGTTGTATATTGTGGGTGATTGTGTCCTTACAGATCAGATTAAGCAAGTGTTCGAGCAGCACAAACCCCGGATATGCATCGTCAATGCACCCAACGCTCAACTGTTATTTGGTTCCATCATTACAATGATACCCGAGGATATCGGTACAATCCTGAAGATTTCACCTTCCACCAAAGTTGTCGCTGTACATATGGATGCCATCCGACATTGCACTTCATCAAGAAAGGATCTATTACAGTATATAGAACAGCAGCAGTTATTAGATTCAGTCGTGATTCCTGAGGATGGAGAATACATTTACTTTTGAAATATAAAGACTGGCACAAAATAACGCCCTGTATTCATCACCCACGATCTGGATAGAAAGCGTCGTCTGCACCGTCCTCATTAATAAGATTGGCTTTTGGAATGGATACAACAAATGAGGAGCCCTTTTCGCCTTGCGGCGCTGATTTCACGCTAATTCGGCCTTCCAGAGACTGAACGATATCACGTACATGGGACAGGCCAATTCCGGTTGCTGCAATGCCCACTTC
This window of the Paenibacillus marchantiae genome carries:
- a CDS encoding AbfB domain-containing protein, which gives rise to MFGVLPERTSAASVTITNGSDWLDTAGNPIQANSGNILKVGSTYYWYGEHAVSGKFDSVNVYTSTDLKNWTFSNAILTKDSATELASSKIERPKVIYNASTKQYVLWAHYENGTDYNLGRVAVATSSTPNGKFTYEGSFRPLDYESRDMTVFVDTDGTGYLITASRKNGGANDTMAIFKMNASYTGVESFVGWQFDNAYREAPAVVKKGNRYYLFTSQAAGWYPNQGAYATASSMTGTWSALTPYGNPSAFGSQIHDIATITGSNTTSYIYMGDRWNPLNLGEHKHIWLPLTLNDSNGTASLEWYKEWNIDAVTGTVTPPSLVNHAQGKTATAISTASGSSASNVNDGNYQTSWAASSSTWPAWWQVDFGAPKTITEIDISWFMYKGSEGYYKYKIEISNDGVNYSTLDRTSNTTYGFTTDAVHFTARYVRINMVNAVLWNNPGNWYTPTLHEVKMLGPATPDATNYSRFSSFNYPDRYIRHSNFTARIDTNVSPVLDSQFRVVPGLASSTDISLESINFPGYFLKRNASNKIVLEAYTDTATYKGDATFLSSPGWADSSKVSLQSYSQPGYYIRHYDYVLQLDAINASSSTTVKGDATFGRTDF
- a CDS encoding class I SAM-dependent methyltransferase is translated as MEWLSFLKQYIQGPRWIGAIAPSSKYLAAKMVKDIEFDRASCIVEYGPGTGVFTEMLLANMQPGTVLILIENNARFCRLLRKKYGHLPNVHIIHDSAVHVDQHLRQYGLDKVDYIVSGLPFASLPAEVSLDILAKSRQYLKKDGKFITFQYTLLKRGLLKQFFENVSMTRVYRNLPPAYVFSCSR
- a CDS encoding CD3324 family protein; amino-acid sequence: MKYINADTIFPESLLKEIQRHIPGGMVYISKPKETHQKWGENSGSRMILKQRNDEIRQLFAAGMSIDQLTEQFCLSIDSIKKIVYSKK
- a CDS encoding helix-turn-helix transcriptional regulator; amino-acid sequence: MNNRKLALMRLMDSRKKFTARELAERFQVSIRTIQRDLNDLQELGFPLYTEVGVNGGYRVLPNRILPPLQLTQHEALGLFMMIEYLENVPDFPYGSIREHLAEEYYSTLPQDVQDLITRMRQHITFLQHHAVQVEAVTTEILGAAVDQREIEFIYHSRQGHKKVQAFPIGIYYDHGYWYMPARRKDRVLLYRVDRMQELVMLDSIDESVPTLQEWLNYKENRESVGVVLQFTEFGARLAGSDVLFKSVEGNKWRGLVPYEEFPFTARKLLSYGPEVKVIEPLELQQQVKEMLERSLNQY
- a CDS encoding dihydrofolate reductase family protein; this translates as MSNNKVVLYIAMSLDGYIARPDGSVDWLFDVEGDGADNGYGEFYSTIGSVVMGRLTYEEVLKLSEDFPYADRPTYVLSRSKQAPAPHVQFKDEAVENLITRLKQDSSGDIWIVGGGQLVQSVLEQQLLDEVEIAIIPKILGQGIPLFPTGTVPTHFKMIHTQTLGQIISIRYQVQGK
- a CDS encoding SGNH/GDSL hydrolase family protein; the protein is MKANEKLQTYALSDVSNLKVHGRTTRQRSPLTLFWTGSAVELHVKGSELWVEIESDYDLYEPWISILINGVPVSRQMLIAGRYWVCIFRGMNENVVKNVRIVKDVQAMNGDPGCSLQIHAVKSDGVFVPVEEKPYKIEFIGDSITSGEGAIGAKAEEDWIPMWFSAIHNYTAMTAEALNAEYRVISQSGWGVLTSWDNNPNANIPDYYEQVCGLVTGDKNAALGAGDKHDFNAWQPDVVVINLGSNDGGAFQSPAWKDPATGKVYKQRLNEDGTYHEEDLAAFENAVTRFLIQLRKNNPEAHLLWAYGMLGFPMMPAIYRAVDAYTKQAGDTKVTVIQLPNTTEETVGARSHPGELSHRRTADALSEYLKEILK
- a CDS encoding SRPBCC family protein: MIADLKRVTNGTLACFECHWKHAVEDVWSFLTENEKLAKWFSELEVTDLREGGSIKFNMPDGTFKELNIIELIPGSVLEYTWAEDRVRFELYPEPNGCRLLLLETIHHITSHTPKDLAGWHVCLNVIEALLDGRTLESREAEWKIWYEQYQKHVDDFLKI
- a CDS encoding DUF4180 domain-containing protein is translated as MNITIDQQGSSRVAIIESNNIVINNVQDALDLMASVNYTDDAHKILIDKSNLTEDFFELKTKLAGDILQKYVNYQVKLAIVGDFDGYNSKSLRDFIYECNHGKHVFFLKNKEEALQALHNID
- a CDS encoding TetR/AcrR family transcriptional regulator — translated: MRKGQITKEHIIRESAALFNTKGYTGASLSEIIERCGVRKGGIYNHFESKDEIALAAFDYSVSQMLQFHSQALEGVTSSKDKLLAICGVYIDMMENNTLEGGCPLLNTAVESDDAHPLLKERAQHAMTNLLNELTQVLIQGMEQKEFRADIALEEVSSNIIAIIEGGVMLSKLYEDSKYIRHAVLHITQFMDDRILIQ
- a CDS encoding MBL fold metallo-hydrolase; the protein is MTLTIQHIRHATSLITIQGKTILLDPMLSDAGELPPIPFTRHIHRNPTVPISVPLETFEHIDAILVTHLHVDHFDKTAKKILNKKIPVLCQPEDQQRIISWGFENVFPIEQFRHWEGIDFTRIRGQHAKGNISKLLGPVSGFILKTPDDGSLYIVGDCVLTDQIKQVFEQHKPRICIVNAPNAQLLFGSIITMIPEDIGTILKISPSTKVVAVHMDAIRHCTSSRKDLLQYIEQQQLLDSVVIPEDGEYIYF